The DNA region CGCCGGCCGCCGCTCCGGCCGAGGGGGCTGCGGAGCCGGAGATCATCAAGAAGGGGAAGAAGGAAGAGGCTCCGGGAGAGAAGGCTTAATTGTGGGTTGTGGCCGGTCTCGGTAATCCCGGGGCACGGTATGCGAGAACGAGACACAATATCGGTTTCATGGTGGTCGATGAGATCGCCGAGCGCCTCGGCATAGCGTTTAAAGAACGAGAGCTGTGCAGGATAGGAAGGGGCTCCATGGAGGGTGATGAAGTCATCCTCGTGGAGCCTTTGACGTTCATGAACAGGAGCGGCGTTGCGGTCAGGCTCGCGATGAAACAGTACAATGTCCGGCCGGAGAACCTGATAGTGATTCAGGATGATATCGACATGGAAACAGGAAAACTGAAGATACGGAAGAGAGGTTCTTCAGGCGGCCACAGGGGAATCGCATCCGTCATGGAGGCCGTCGGAACGAGGGAATTCACGAGGGTTAAGATCGGCATCGGCAGGGATGAAACGATGGAGGCTGAAGAGTACGTCCTCAGAAAGTTCAGAAAGGACGAGCTGCCTCTCATCAGGGAGGCCGTCACGAGGGCTGTCGATTCGGTCTTCGAGATCGTGACGGTCGGCACGGACAGCGCGATGAACAGATTCAATTAGAGGGCAGCGGTTTCCCGCCGACGAAAAGATCGGAGCAATTGCCCTTCAGGAAGATGTACTCCTCGTACTTTCGACCATGAGACGCGCCATCGTCTTTGCAAAGGCGACGGGGTCCCTTGGCTTTGTGCCCTCCATTAACAAGGCCTGATCGTAGAGGAGTTCGATATATTCCTGAAGCATGGTACTCTCCCCGTCCTTCTCAAAGAGTGCTTCCAACGCTTCGAAGAGAGGATGGGACGGGTTGATTTCGAGAATCTTCTTCGAGGCCGGCACGTTCTGTCCCATCGCCTGCAGGAGTCTTTCCATCCTGGAATCCATGGCCCCGTCATCTGCCACGAGACAGCAGACGGAATCCTTCAATCTTCCCGAGAGCCTGACGTCTTTCACCGCATCCTTCAGACGTTCCTTGATGAGTTCGAGGAGTTTCCGATACTTCTCTTCCGCCTTAACGCGGTTTTTCTCTTCGGCCTTGTCGAGGCTGATCTCCCCCTTGAGAACGGATTTGCATTTCTTCCCCCTGTACTCGAATCCTGACATGACGAAGTCATCAATCTCATCGAGCATGATGAACACTTCGTACCCCTTGTCGTAAAAGGCCTCGAGATAAGGCGATTTCAAGACTTCATCCCGTGACGTTCCGGTAATGTAATAAATTGCTTCCTGCGCGGCATCCATCGATTCCGCATAGTTCCGGAGTGTAGTATACGTCCCGGCCTCCGTCTTTGTGGATTCAAAGAGGAGGAGGTCTGCTATCGTCTCTCGACGCGAGAAGTCAAGATGGAGACCCTCCTTCAGGATCCTGCCGAATTCCTTATAGAACAGGAGATAGTTATCATATTCGCTGGACTTCATCTCGCCGAGGGCTTCGAGCACCTTCCTCGTGATACTCTTCCTGATGACCTCGACCTCCCGGTTGTTCTGGAGAATCTCCCTCGAGACATTTAGGGGAAGGTCGGCTGAATCGACCACACCCCTGACGAACCTCAGATAGAAAGGAATGAGTTCCTCGCAGTGTTCCATGATCTGAACCCGTTTCACATAGAGGGTCGGACCGCTCCTGAAGTCTCTGTAGAAGATTTCTGAAGGCAGTTTTGACGGTAAGTAGAGGAGCGCAGTGAATTCGGAGGTCCCCTCCGCCCTATAATGGATGACCTTCAGGAAGTCTGAGAAGTCATGGGAGATATGCCGGTAAAATTCACGGTATTCTTCCTGCGATATGTCCGACCTCTCTTTGAGCCAGAGCGCCTTCCTCGAATTGAGAATCTCTTCCTCAGTTACCGTGACCTTCTTTCCCTTGGCAAGTTCGGACTCTTTTTCCCTCTCGACTTCCATGACGATAGGGTGCTCAATGAAATCAGAATATTTCCTGACAATCCCGCGTATCTCCCATTCGTCAAGATACTTTATCTCGTCAGTATTCATGTGGAGCATTACGTCCGTGCCCTGCTTTTCTTTCTCAACCTCTTCAACGGTAAAGGTGCCGTCGGCCGTCGATTCCCATTTCACTCCCGGGTGAGCTGCCCCGCCTGCTTTTCTGGAGACGACGGTAATCCTGTCTGCAACCATAAAAGAAGAATAAAAACCGACACCGAACTGGCCGATAAGCTCAGGGTTGTCTTTGACATCCTTGCCCTGGAGCGCTTTGAGAA from Thermodesulfovibrionales bacterium includes:
- the pth gene encoding aminoacyl-tRNA hydrolase produces the protein MAGLGNPGARYARTRHNIGFMVVDEIAERLGIAFKERELCRIGRGSMEGDEVILVEPLTFMNRSGVAVRLAMKQYNVRPENLIVIQDDIDMETGKLKIRKRGSSGGHRGIASVMEAVGTREFTRVKIGIGRDETMEAEEYVLRKFRKDELPLIREAVTRAVDSVFEIVTVGTDSAMNRFN
- the htpG gene encoding molecular chaperone HtpG codes for the protein MTTEKFEFKTEVKQILDLMIHSLYSHKEVFLRELISNASDAIDKARYGSLTDSTMLESEGGYKIRITADKHAGILTVSDNGIGMTREEVIEALGTIAHSGTKEFLKALQGKDVKDNPELIGQFGVGFYSSFMVADRITVVSRKAGGAAHPGVKWESTADGTFTVEEVEKEKQGTDVMLHMNTDEIKYLDEWEIRGIVRKYSDFIEHPIVMEVEREKESELAKGKKVTVTEEEILNSRKALWLKERSDISQEEYREFYRHISHDFSDFLKVIHYRAEGTSEFTALLYLPSKLPSEIFYRDFRSGPTLYVKRVQIMEHCEELIPFYLRFVRGVVDSADLPLNVSREILQNNREVEVIRKSITRKVLEALGEMKSSEYDNYLLFYKEFGRILKEGLHLDFSRRETIADLLLFESTKTEAGTYTTLRNYAESMDAAQEAIYYITGTSRDEVLKSPYLEAFYDKGYEVFIMLDEIDDFVMSGFEYRGKKCKSVLKGEISLDKAEEKNRVKAEEKYRKLLELIKERLKDAVKDVRLSGRLKDSVCCLVADDGAMDSRMERLLQAMGQNVPASKKILEINPSHPLFEALEALFEKDGESTMLQEYIELLYDQALLMEGTKPRDPVAFAKTMARLMVESTRSTSS